Genomic DNA from Geovibrio ferrireducens:
CTCACAGCTGAAGCGGCTTTCGATGAAACATAAAACAGCCATCGCCTCCGGCAAACCGTTCACCTACATCACAGGTCTGTGCAGGCAGCTTGGGATCACCTCCGCAGCAGTCATAGGCGAAAACGGCGGCGCAGTAAGCCTTGATGCCTGTTTCCCTCCGTCCGGCTTTCGTCTGGCCAGCATACCCGAAGGGCGCGAAAACAGCATTGAACTTATAAAGTCTGCGTACAGAAAGGAATTCAACGGACGGATATGGACCCAGCTAAATCATCTTAACGTAACCTTTTACCCTGTCAGAGAGGAGGACATAGGACTCCTCCATGCATTTGCTTCTCAGTTTGAATCGGATTACATCAGCGCTTATTACCACAGTGACTGCATGGATTTCACTCCGTCTCATATTAATAAAGGCGAAGGGCTTAAAACCCTTCTGGAAATGACAGGGTTTTCGGCTGACGAGACATGGGTTTTCGGAGACGGAGAGAACGATTTTGAAATGTTCAGAACCGCAGGAAATTCCGTATGCATCGGCGGGAACAAAAAGCTGAGAGAGATAGCGGATCACTGCGTGAGGGATACCGGTTCTCTCGCGGAGTTTCTTGAGCGCTTCTGAGATTCCCCAATGACTGCCTG
This window encodes:
- a CDS encoding HAD family hydrolase, whose protein sequence is MKKMLFVFDIDGTICEVGKAVPDGLASQLKRLSMKHKTAIASGKPFTYITGLCRQLGITSAAVIGENGGAVSLDACFPPSGFRLASIPEGRENSIELIKSAYRKEFNGRIWTQLNHLNVTFYPVREEDIGLLHAFASQFESDYISAYYHSDCMDFTPSHINKGEGLKTLLEMTGFSADETWVFGDGENDFEMFRTAGNSVCIGGNKKLREIADHCVRDTGSLAEFLERF